CCTTTATGCAGTGCGGCTTCCCTTGCGGAAAGTCCCACTGTGCTAAAAAGAAAACTAACGTTCGGACCGTACCTAAATCATAAGATTTTCGGCACGATTCTATTTGACAGGATCGTTCCTCAGCCTTACGGCTTGCGGTACGACCTTATCTTCGTACTACCAGTGCTTGACTTTCGTCAAATACTTTAATTTCCCTTCTCTAATTCCTTTGTAAAAGAACATTTAGCAGATCGCTTCCCGTTAAGAGTTGCTCTCTTTGTTCGTTGCGTTGTCGGCTTGTTTGCCTGAACGCTCCGTGAATATACCGTTAATACCCTTTTTTTGTCAACAGAATTATGCAAAAAAAATACATATTTCTTCTAAGTCCTTATTCTGAAATAAAATGTTTCATTGTATCCGTTTTAAGGAATAGAACCAGGTATTCAATAAAAGAAAGAAGTGAGCTGGCAGCAGCAAGTATAAACAACCATCTGGCTGCTAACTGCATTTCAGACAGGTATTCCACCGCACCCAGAGACTGCATTGTTAATACCAGCAATCCGAATATACCGGAGATGAAATAGAAGACAGCTTTTGCCTTACCACCCCATTTAGCGGCGAGGGCTGTTCCTTCTTTGGCCATGACCATTCTGATAAACATGATACAAAACTCACGCCATAGAATTATCATCAGAGCCCATAGAGGCATGAGTCCGGAAAACGTAAAGCAGACAAAGTAGGTAACCCTGCTGATAACATCAGCAAAGGGGTCCATAATCTTGCCCATATCCGAAACCAGATTTCTGGATCTTGCGATATAGCCGTCCAGTACATCAGAAACTTCCATAACAAGCTGAAGAACCCAGAGAGCTATCATTCCTGAGAACAGAATTGAATCTCCCAGAACCGTGAAAATATACAATCCGAAGAAAACTGGAGTCAGTACAAGCCGCCCCACCGTAAGTTTATTAGGTAATGTCATAGGCTAAGTGTATTTTTATCGGGAGATTAATTCAATACGCCTTAAGGATAATAGATGAATAGTCCTGATTCAGTTTCTCATGATAACAATCCGACCCTTTTCCACAGAGTAGGAGTAAGACGTAAAAAAACCGGTACCGTGATATTTAACCGCGGGAAAGCTGCTTTGATAGAGAGGACTTTCACTTTCCTGTCCTGTTGTAAGAGAGTAGTACCACTCCGGATCAGCATGGGCAAGATCGGCAACAGTGTGTGATTCAGAGAGAATTGCCAATGGGTAAATATAATTTCTTAGAAAAAAGTACTGTGGAGCAACACTTTTCCTGACAAAGAGGATTCCTGCCTTCTCCCCTTTAAGTGAGATAACATCCTCTTTCTCCCCTGTTATCCACCCTACTGTAACATCACCCTTATTACTTGGATAAAAACAGAGCTCCCCCAGTATTCGTTCCTCCTCAGAGAGAAACGGAGCCAGGGGAACTTTATATATCTGTGAAAAAAGGATGGGCAGTATTATCAGAAAAGGTAGAAAATACACTCCCAGTCCTGTGAGTACACCGAAGAGTAGACAGAACAGATTAACAAGATTGAAAACCTCTATAAATCTGTAGGATTCAGAACCCGCATAAACCCATAAACCGATTGAAGCGGTCACAGCCAGGATCAGATAGAGATTCTGCCATCGGGGTGATTTTTTTTTACGGTAAGCCCTGATTCCGGCGCTCAAAGCTGCAGCAGCAAAATAGAGAATGAGTGCAAGCCAGAAGCGGGGATTTCCAATCATTTTATATATTTCCTCTTCAGGTATTCTACAAAGTATGAAGCCTTCAAAGGCTCTCCTGTAACTGAAGTCATCAGTTCTGTTGATGTCTCCAGTGCTCCCCTGCTGTGAACATTCTGTACAAGCCAATTGAGAATACCTGAAAAATTCCCTTTCTCAATTTGAGAATCCACATCAGGAACATCAGTTCTGAGTTTATTCCACAGTTGGGCTGAATACAGATTTCCCAGAGTATAGGTAGGGAAATACCCCATATCTCCACAGGACCAATGAATATCCTGAAGGATTCCCGAGCGGTCGCTTGTATTATCCACTCCCAGAAGACGGCGCAGCTCATCATTCCACAGATCAGGCAGTTCACTCACCTTAAGGTCACCGTTGATCAGCATCCGTTCAAGCCTGAAGCGGAGTATTATATGAAGATTGTAACTGACCTCATCGGCATCCACCCGGATCAGTCCACGGCTTACCCTGTTTAAATCCCGGTAGAGATCCTCAGTGCTGAACAGCTCTCCTCCGGATGCAGAGATCAAGGGGCTCAGATAACGGCTGAATGCCTCAGAGCGGCCGACAATATTTTCCCATAGCCGTGACTGGGATTCATGAAAACCGAGAGAACAGGCTTCAGCCACCATTGTGCCATGCCATTTCTCCGGTAGATTCTGCTCATACAGGCCGTGTCCGCCCTCATGGATAGTACTTGAGAGACCTGAAATCAAATCATCTTCAATAAATGCACTGGTTACCCGGATATCCCGGGAACCCAGAGTTGTTGTAAAAGGGTGCACCGATACATCAAGACGGCCTGAATCCAGGCTGTAGCCCATATCCTTCAGAACCCTAAGGCTGATCTTTTTCTGAAATTCGGAAGAGAAGGATCTCCCCGTCAATACAGTTCTGTTATCCTGTCCTGCCAGAATCTCATCCAGCATGGGTGTGAGTTCAGACTGGAGACTATCAAAGAGAGGCTCCAGCACAGAAGCTTTCATATCAGGTTCATAAAGATCCAGAAGCGCATCATAGGGCTCCTCTTTATATCCTGTATATTCACATCTCTCTTTCAGAAGATCTACGATTTTTTCAAGTGATGGGGAGAAGAGTTTAAAATCATCTGCTTCCCGGGCCTTCAGCCAGCTGTCTCTGGCAAGTGAGGTGGTCTCTACAAAGCGGCTCATAAAATCGGAAGGAAGAACTTTATTCTCTTTGTATCTTCTTTTAAGCAGACGTTGCCATGACTGATGATCAGGCTCTGAAGACTTACCCAGTTCCTTCAGCCATACTCCCCATACATCATCCTGAAGATGAGGAGTCAGAAGATCCTGTACCATTCCCATCTGACGGGCCCTGTCTTTTGAGGCATTACGGGGCATACCTGTCTCCTGATCCCAGTCAAGGAGAGCCTGAATATGCTCGAGGTCTTTAATAAGCTGTTCTTTAATTTTGATCTGTTCAACAGTATCTTGAATATTGACGGACAATGATATTCTTCCTTTACAGTAGGCATACACCCTGAGCCTGTAAATTCAAACTCAGTGATAAATCATTATCCGTCAGAATCAGAATTTTGAAAAGTAGAACTAGTGAATACGGCTTCCCAGAGTTCCAAGGAGAAGACTGTACTGTTCAAATCCATCCTTACTCATAACCTTTAAGGCTGAATCAAGGGAACTCTGAAAGAATTTGTCTGCAATATCCTGGGCCTTTTGATCATAGCCGCGGTGTAAGATCTGTTTCCGGAGTATTCCGGAAAAGAGAGGTCTCATAAATTTATTCAGTAAAAAACGTATAAGGGGAACACCATCTTCAAGTGCAAGAATCAGGGGCAAGGTGGGAATCCCGTTTTTAAGGTCAGTGCTACGGCTCTTTCCCATTGTGCCCGGATTCCCCCGGTAGTCCAGAATATCATCCTGAATTTGAAAGGCCGTACCGAAATCTATCCCGGCATTGTAGAGGGTCTCACGCTGAGATTCAGTTTTTCCGCTTAACAGAGCCCCGGCATACAGGGAGAGAGCAAAAAGTTCAGCGGTCTTTCCCCTTATCCTTCTGAAGTAATCTTCTCTGCTTATATTAAAAGATCCAAGATTCTCATCCTGTTCTATTTCACTCAGACAGAGACGCTCGATCCCTCCAGTCATATGAGGTACAAGAGACTCCTCAAAATGAGAGGACGCCATCTTCATCGACAGAGCCAGCAGATAATCACCCGCCAGGACAGCCCGTCTGGCACCTTTTCTATGATAGAGAGTGGCAACACCACGCCTGCGGGCTGCATTATCGAGAACATCATCATGAGCCAGTGAGGCGATATGGAGAAGCTCCACCGCCGCAGCAACTGAAATAAGATCCTCTTTATCCGCATCTCCGCCGTGAGCAGAAATAAGAAGAAAGAGAGGTCTCAGCATCTTTCCGGGTCTGGCTGTCAGAATTTTAAGATCCTCACGGATCATATCCGGACTTTCTTGAACCAGGGATACTATTTTACTGCGGACACTCTCCAATAACTCAGAGAGCTCCGGGTTAAGATTCATTGAGGATAGAGCTTTGGACAATCAGGCTTTCCTTTTCTTTCTGCGGGGTTCTCCGAAGTAAAGGTAGGATTTCCTGGCAAGGGATGATCCATTCCACCATTTTTTAAGCCAGGGCTGAACCCAGTAATCAAGACCGAGGACCCGTCCGGCACCGCCGAGCATTAGAAATGCTGCAAAGATAAACCAGACCTGACTCCAGCTGAAAAATCCGGAAAAGATAAAGACAAAACACATAATTATTGAAACACCCGCTGCAGGGAATACAAACAGACCACCAATAAGGGCCAGTCCGATCAGTACCTCAACGGAGACTATCATTGTCTGGAAAAACTGGTATGGGAGATAGGCTGCCATGCTGTCCATAAAGGTTTCCCGGAACCAGGTAACCACAGCACTGTCGTAACGAAGTACAAGTCCGCTTGTGTCCCAGAGTGCTCCCAGGGTATGACCTGCTGTCTCTACTACAGTTTCCACGGCATCACTGGCTGCGGCAACTGTATCGGCTGCGGCCATAGTAACGGTCTCAACAACCTGTTCTACAACGTCTCCTGTTGCGGCGGCAACTGCATCTGCCTGTACAACTACTTCTTCCACCACAGCTTCACTGGCTGCACTCGTGGTATCCGCTACAGCCTGACCGGCCTGTACGACACCGGAACTGAACATCCAGCCCGATTTAGTTCCAAGATCAAATTTAAGCCAGCCTTCGCCGACCTTGTTCAGACCCTCTATAAGCCACATAAGCCCAAGCCAGACCCTTAAGGGAACAGCCCAGAGACTCTGAATATTATTGGTGATAAAACCACCCAGAAGGGTTCTCTTATTCTTCATGTCAAAGATTTCATGCTGCAGATATTTCCACCAGCCGTTTACACCGCAAACAGTGTGAAGATAATAAACATTGACAAGATGCTTTACAGCCACTGCAGGAATACCGGACATTGAAAAACCGCCGGTATGAGACACTGCATAACGGCCTCCGATGGAGACCATGAATCCATGAAAATTGGACTTAAACTTATGTTCTGCTTTTCCACCTGAAATCTGGGAAATAATATTTTTTACTGCGACTGAAGCG
The DNA window shown above is from Oceanispirochaeta sp. M1 and carries:
- a CDS encoding carboxypeptidase M32, which translates into the protein MSVNIQDTVEQIKIKEQLIKDLEHIQALLDWDQETGMPRNASKDRARQMGMVQDLLTPHLQDDVWGVWLKELGKSSEPDHQSWQRLLKRRYKENKVLPSDFMSRFVETTSLARDSWLKAREADDFKLFSPSLEKIVDLLKERCEYTGYKEEPYDALLDLYEPDMKASVLEPLFDSLQSELTPMLDEILAGQDNRTVLTGRSFSSEFQKKISLRVLKDMGYSLDSGRLDVSVHPFTTTLGSRDIRVTSAFIEDDLISGLSSTIHEGGHGLYEQNLPEKWHGTMVAEACSLGFHESQSRLWENIVGRSEAFSRYLSPLISASGGELFSTEDLYRDLNRVSRGLIRVDADEVSYNLHIILRFRLERMLINGDLKVSELPDLWNDELRRLLGVDNTSDRSGILQDIHWSCGDMGYFPTYTLGNLYSAQLWNKLRTDVPDVDSQIEKGNFSGILNWLVQNVHSRGALETSTELMTSVTGEPLKASYFVEYLKRKYIK
- a CDS encoding NAD(P)/FAD-dependent oxidoreductase: MTKIVILGGGYAGVHAGKLLHKAYKKSDDVQISLIDANPYHTIMTELHEVAGGRVDNGCVKISFDRIFSGKKVEVFQDRINNIDREKQQLHSDTATYDYDYLIMGTGAESTDFGIPGVKEHSLPLWSYQDALDIKDHIREMFRQASYEKDPQVRRNLMTFVVAGAGFTGVEMIGELIEKVPQMCSDYNIDPDEVQLINVEGLDSILKMIPEKPRMKAQRYLEKKGVKILLNSLITNAEEGSFTLKDGTVIPCGTLIWTCGIKGGSFGVSTGLTVGHVDRLKVHETMQSADHENLYVVGDAQWFLENERPVPQIVEAAEQTASVAVKNIISQISGGKAEHKFKSNFHGFMVSIGGRYAVSHTGGFSMSGIPAVAVKHLVNVYYLHTVCGVNGWWKYLQHEIFDMKNKRTLLGGFITNNIQSLWAVPLRVWLGLMWLIEGLNKVGEGWLKFDLGTKSGWMFSSGVVQAGQAVADTTSAASEAVVEEVVVQADAVAAATGDVVEQVVETVTMAAADTVAAASDAVETVVETAGHTLGALWDTSGLVLRYDSAVVTWFRETFMDSMAAYLPYQFFQTMIVSVEVLIGLALIGGLFVFPAAGVSIIMCFVFIFSGFFSWSQVWFIFAAFLMLGGAGRVLGLDYWVQPWLKKWWNGSSLARKSYLYFGEPRRKKRKA
- a CDS encoding polyprenyl synthetase family protein, giving the protein MSKALSSMNLNPELSELLESVRSKIVSLVQESPDMIREDLKILTARPGKMLRPLFLLISAHGGDADKEDLISVAAAVELLHIASLAHDDVLDNAARRRGVATLYHRKGARRAVLAGDYLLALSMKMASSHFEESLVPHMTGGIERLCLSEIEQDENLGSFNISREDYFRRIRGKTAELFALSLYAGALLSGKTESQRETLYNAGIDFGTAFQIQDDILDYRGNPGTMGKSRSTDLKNGIPTLPLILALEDGVPLIRFLLNKFMRPLFSGILRKQILHRGYDQKAQDIADKFFQSSLDSALKVMSKDGFEQYSLLLGTLGSRIH
- the pgsA gene encoding CDP-diacylglycerol--glycerol-3-phosphate 3-phosphatidyltransferase, which produces MTLPNKLTVGRLVLTPVFFGLYIFTVLGDSILFSGMIALWVLQLVMEVSDVLDGYIARSRNLVSDMGKIMDPFADVISRVTYFVCFTFSGLMPLWALMIILWREFCIMFIRMVMAKEGTALAAKWGGKAKAVFYFISGIFGLLVLTMQSLGAVEYLSEMQLAARWLFILAAASSLLSFIEYLVLFLKTDTMKHFISE